A portion of the Stigmatella aurantiaca DW4/3-1 genome contains these proteins:
- a CDS encoding DUF2381 family protein: MLLMGTVARAEPTPGGRIERTRAVAVASSPAEPLPEVHVTGDAPTVLFFPAPIQTKTLTFDESRIRVLDTGALTIVLQAVTDLKEGERHEIGVFFADGRAPSRAAFVLVTDPTEVDTRIDVQRPEPPAAPCQNEALSRAPLPEDFVLLGYVGDQGVSVVPIKSADAEAQGLTANMGKLYLGNGWALVSVLIRNHPKQPRWTPREASLRRPMGPPLQARLVMKGGSMIEPGEGGRALAVVDMPTLDADTSFTLELRGEDGRSLKIPDMRFPKAVKEEVQ, encoded by the coding sequence GTGCTCCTCATGGGGACTGTGGCACGAGCGGAGCCGACGCCTGGGGGGCGCATCGAGCGCACGCGCGCTGTCGCCGTCGCGAGCAGCCCCGCTGAGCCGCTGCCCGAGGTTCACGTCACGGGGGATGCGCCGACGGTGCTCTTCTTCCCCGCGCCGATCCAGACGAAGACCCTCACCTTCGATGAGTCCCGGATCCGCGTGCTGGACACGGGAGCACTCACGATCGTCCTTCAAGCCGTGACGGACCTGAAGGAAGGCGAGCGCCACGAGATCGGGGTCTTCTTCGCCGACGGGAGAGCGCCATCGCGGGCCGCCTTCGTGCTCGTGACCGACCCCACCGAAGTGGATACCCGGATCGATGTACAGCGCCCCGAGCCGCCCGCAGCGCCTTGCCAGAACGAAGCTCTGTCTCGCGCACCGCTACCGGAGGACTTCGTGTTGCTTGGGTACGTGGGCGACCAAGGCGTGTCGGTCGTCCCCATCAAGAGCGCCGATGCGGAGGCACAGGGCCTTACAGCAAACATGGGAAAATTGTATCTCGGGAATGGATGGGCGTTGGTTTCGGTGCTGATCCGCAATCACCCCAAGCAGCCCAGGTGGACACCGCGAGAGGCATCTTTGCGGAGACCCATGGGGCCGCCGCTTCAAGCGCGTCTGGTGATGAAAGGCGGCAGCATGATCGAGCCGGGAGAAGGCGGGCGAGCGCTTGCCGTGGTGGACATGCCGACCTTGGACGCAGACACGTCCTTCACGCTGGAACTGCGCGGCGAAGATGGCCGCAGCCTCAAGATTCCAGACATGCGTTTTCCGAAAGCTGTAAAGGAGGAGGTTCAATGA
- a CDS encoding serine/threonine protein kinase, whose translation MTANLLRLPSGAMVDGWHVSRELGNGGFAVVYLVEKSGKPYALKVARHREASGDDKRTHARMVREATTLLMLNHPNIIRPQGHGHAETGNMYVALEYVDGWTLAEWKERKHPTIHEILRVFVKLASALSYMHDRGVLHRDLKLVNVLIRKSDGEPIIIDFGCATYSLAEDLTEEGLPPGTERFRAPEQFSFLREHKNEHRARYAFKVADEIFALGVMLYDLLTDPRPTENNRRKILNDPLLPHPPAFRVNPRIPEPLSDLVETMISRDPSKRPVDTEALSRELKEHLESSGAEYMVPAHAPSEQCPSGAPGAGGAPTAIQSGPTPRRSASRAIAASAALVVALAAAVTFWRVSGDIPAPLTDHSAPPMTSAPDMSLPSPASMAIPPATDAVQKEGSTVKMDTPEVPAQGRPQRVQKRMSAGECAAMSLVVALAAGCPGSQIRPESFTCPAGAARAMLNDLHWKDDDQFFLVLDDRYDIDERIWFTPGSEVVGVVPKMKGLDRRHYEVAPAGTRFYGKAYYLSDRMGRADGPALVIRYDRVKLPGQEERPVCVVVEGRSYGFKDGRVKAINQGAGDVVDRWP comes from the coding sequence ATGACAGCAAATCTGCTTCGGCTGCCATCTGGCGCCATGGTTGACGGCTGGCATGTTTCAAGGGAACTCGGCAACGGTGGTTTTGCCGTCGTCTACTTGGTGGAGAAGAGCGGTAAGCCTTACGCGCTCAAGGTGGCGCGCCATCGCGAAGCCAGCGGGGACGACAAGCGGACACATGCCCGGATGGTGCGTGAGGCCACAACACTTCTCATGCTGAACCATCCCAACATCATCCGGCCCCAAGGGCATGGCCATGCGGAAACGGGCAATATGTATGTTGCACTTGAATACGTGGATGGCTGGACGTTGGCGGAGTGGAAGGAACGCAAGCACCCGACCATCCACGAGATCCTGCGGGTGTTCGTCAAGCTCGCTTCCGCGTTGTCGTATATGCATGATCGGGGTGTGCTCCACCGGGATTTGAAGCTGGTCAACGTCCTGATCCGCAAGAGCGACGGGGAGCCCATCATCATCGACTTTGGCTGCGCGACCTACTCACTGGCCGAAGACCTCACGGAAGAAGGATTGCCCCCGGGAACTGAGCGCTTTCGCGCGCCCGAGCAGTTCAGTTTTCTGCGCGAGCACAAGAATGAGCACCGGGCGCGGTATGCCTTCAAAGTGGCCGACGAGATCTTCGCGCTGGGTGTCATGCTCTATGACTTGCTGACGGACCCGCGGCCGACGGAGAACAACCGGCGCAAGATCTTGAATGATCCGCTTTTGCCGCATCCACCAGCATTCAGGGTGAACCCTCGGATCCCTGAGCCGCTCAGCGACTTGGTCGAGACGATGATTTCCCGGGACCCCTCCAAGCGCCCCGTGGACACCGAAGCACTCAGTCGCGAGCTGAAAGAGCACCTTGAAAGTTCGGGGGCCGAGTACATGGTGCCCGCCCATGCCCCTTCGGAACAGTGCCCGTCTGGGGCACCTGGGGCTGGGGGGGCTCCTACGGCAATCCAAAGCGGCCCCACACCGCGCAGAAGTGCGTCCAGGGCAATCGCCGCAAGTGCCGCGCTGGTGGTGGCCCTGGCCGCGGCTGTGACCTTCTGGCGCGTCTCTGGAGACATTCCCGCCCCGCTTACGGACCATTCCGCACCGCCGATGACATCCGCCCCTGATATGTCCCTCCCGAGCCCCGCGTCGATGGCTATTCCCCCGGCGACGGACGCTGTTCAGAAGGAAGGTTCAACCGTGAAGATGGATACACCTGAAGTCCCGGCTCAAGGGCGCCCCCAGCGCGTACAGAAGAGGATGAGTGCTGGCGAATGCGCCGCGATGTCGCTCGTCGTGGCCCTGGCGGCTGGCTGCCCTGGCTCCCAGATTCGGCCCGAGTCCTTCACCTGTCCGGCCGGTGCCGCGCGTGCCATGTTGAACGACCTTCACTGGAAGGATGACGACCAGTTCTTTCTCGTTCTCGACGACCGGTACGACATCGACGAGCGGATCTGGTTCACCCCCGGCTCAGAAGTGGTGGGTGTAGTGCCGAAAATGAAGGGGCTGGACCGGAGGCACTATGAAGTGGCCCCTGCTGGGACACGCTTCTACGGGAAGGCTTACTACCTCTCGGACAGGATGGGCCGCGCGGACGGGCCGGCGCTGGTTATCCGGTACGACCGCGTGAAGCTCCCTGGACAGGAGGAGAGACCTGTCTGCGTCGTAGTGGAGGGCCGCTCCTACGGATTCAAGGACGGCCGAGTGAAGGCTATTAATCAAGGCGCGGGGGATGTCGTGGACCGCTGGCCCTGA
- a CDS encoding serine/threonine protein kinase codes for MSTGKFGIPRGTILFEMDGIQYEFREDLGEVRRGISHLVARQRINGRPGRKVLLKAVGPSSGPLITRILRARAKLEEQVRLAKYLDHPGILRVHGLKKTEEAWYVLTEFPDGNSLSSLINIVIECRRWYTPLFAMYVGARLAEVLEYAHTVKGERGNPLNIVHRAINADHVFLDWNGIVRVSDFGLSLSALPGRVPSTAQRLLGDGFYSSPEMLLSRRIDARADLFSIGVIMLELATGKNLLYAPDELTATVKASLSSRQLSRVKRAVERAQLSRGNRMAGDAVWRAATYTEADVETDTAGLPEGLRMTLRKLLHPELGKRYQTAGELVVDLRHWLGELAFSPADAVEELTRTMDEASARLDREGVEGSISARRREHITTA; via the coding sequence ATGTCGACAGGCAAATTCGGAATTCCGAGGGGGACGATTCTCTTCGAGATGGACGGCATTCAGTATGAATTCCGCGAAGACCTGGGGGAGGTCCGGCGCGGGATCAGTCATCTGGTGGCACGGCAGCGCATCAACGGGCGCCCTGGACGGAAGGTGTTGCTAAAGGCGGTGGGCCCTTCGAGCGGCCCTCTGATCACGAGGATCCTGCGCGCAAGGGCGAAGCTGGAAGAGCAGGTGCGCTTGGCCAAGTATCTCGACCACCCGGGGATTCTTCGGGTCCACGGGCTGAAAAAGACCGAAGAGGCATGGTACGTGCTTACCGAGTTTCCGGACGGAAACAGCTTGAGCAGCCTGATCAACATCGTGATTGAGTGCCGCCGTTGGTACACGCCGCTCTTCGCGATGTATGTCGGCGCCCGGTTGGCGGAAGTGCTTGAGTACGCGCACACCGTGAAGGGCGAGCGGGGGAACCCTTTGAACATCGTTCACCGGGCCATCAATGCGGATCATGTTTTTCTGGATTGGAACGGCATTGTTCGGGTCTCTGACTTCGGACTGTCCCTTTCCGCTTTGCCGGGCCGCGTACCTTCCACCGCTCAACGCTTGCTTGGAGATGGCTTTTACTCCTCGCCGGAAATGCTCCTGAGCAGGCGTATTGACGCGCGAGCGGATCTCTTCTCGATCGGTGTGATCATGCTCGAACTGGCAACCGGGAAGAACCTGCTCTATGCGCCGGATGAGCTGACGGCAACGGTCAAGGCGTCCCTTTCTTCGAGACAGCTCAGCCGGGTCAAGCGCGCCGTTGAACGGGCTCAGCTTTCAAGAGGCAACCGCATGGCGGGGGATGCCGTCTGGCGCGCGGCGACTTACACGGAAGCGGACGTCGAGACGGACACGGCCGGTCTCCCGGAGGGACTGCGCATGACGCTTCGCAAGCTTCTCCATCCCGAACTCGGGAAGCGCTACCAGACGGCGGGGGAATTGGTGGTCGACCTGCGCCACTGGCTCGGAGAGCTGGCCTTTAGCCCCGCCGATGCGGTCGAGGAACTGACGCGCACCATGGATGAGGCTTCGGCTCGCTTGGACAGAGAGGGAGTGGAGGGGTCGATCTCCGCGAGGCGCCGGGAGCACATCACGACGGCCTAG
- a CDS encoding tail fiber domain-containing protein: protein MSTGLALDGEAIRVVYGNGPGTAVEGNDPRLSAAANAIQNGTEPQDASFAVAGTGTVTGRLTANTEVLLDAKTPTASWTPLLSVRNTTAGGTEPVWDRFSLFTVDSAGGLLARGEMGFGSIPTSGKGYRMMWYPFKAAFRAGYAETQWDDANIGSFSWAGGNLTVASAYGSFAYGDLCQATATASVCLGSSNKASGTASVATGASTTASGFGSVAMGYTNVASGQGAMALGYRVTADADYSTALGHRASSGGFTGSFIWADQSTTNIVTNSAANQFMVRAAGGLRLRTKSDLSTGCDLPAGSGVFSCTSDRDTKEDFRRVNGEEVLAKVAGMTVESWRYKTEAAGVRHVGPVAQDFRAAFGLGTDDKSIGMLDIDGVNMVAIQALERRTQELNAKTAEVDALKSQVTDLQRSVERLEAAMKALSAKPSSPEGGARTLTAAPGVPGLR, encoded by the coding sequence GTGAGCACCGGCCTGGCACTGGACGGCGAGGCGATCCGCGTCGTCTACGGCAACGGTCCGGGCACGGCCGTGGAGGGCAATGATCCGCGGCTGAGCGCCGCGGCCAACGCCATCCAGAATGGGACGGAGCCGCAGGACGCATCGTTCGCGGTGGCGGGAACGGGGACGGTGACGGGCCGGCTGACGGCCAACACCGAGGTGTTGCTCGATGCGAAGACCCCAACAGCGTCATGGACACCGCTGCTGAGCGTGCGGAACACCACGGCGGGGGGCACCGAACCGGTATGGGACCGGTTCTCGCTCTTCACGGTGGATTCGGCGGGCGGGCTGCTGGCACGGGGCGAGATGGGCTTCGGAAGCATCCCCACCTCGGGAAAGGGCTACCGGATGATGTGGTACCCCTTCAAGGCCGCCTTCCGGGCGGGCTATGCCGAGACGCAATGGGACGACGCCAACATCGGCAGTTTCTCCTGGGCGGGGGGAAACCTGACGGTGGCCAGCGCGTATGGCTCTTTCGCGTACGGCGACCTGTGCCAGGCAACCGCCACGGCTTCGGTCTGCCTGGGCTCCTCCAACAAGGCCAGTGGGACGGCGTCGGTGGCCACGGGCGCCTCGACCACCGCGAGTGGTTTCGGCTCCGTGGCGATGGGCTACACCAACGTGGCCAGCGGACAGGGGGCGATGGCGCTGGGGTACCGCGTGACGGCGGACGCGGATTACTCCACGGCGTTGGGCCACCGGGCGAGCTCAGGTGGTTTCACGGGTTCTTTCATCTGGGCGGACCAATCCACGACCAACATCGTGACGAACTCCGCGGCCAACCAGTTCATGGTGCGTGCAGCGGGGGGGTTGCGGCTGCGCACCAAGAGCGATCTCAGCACGGGGTGCGACCTGCCCGCGGGGTCCGGGGTTTTCTCGTGCACATCGGATCGCGACACCAAAGAGGACTTCCGCCGGGTGAATGGGGAAGAGGTGCTGGCGAAGGTGGCCGGGATGACGGTGGAGAGCTGGCGCTACAAGACAGAGGCGGCGGGTGTGCGGCACGTGGGCCCAGTGGCGCAGGACTTCCGCGCGGCCTTCGGTTTGGGCACGGATGACAAGAGCATCGGCATGCTCGACATCGACGGCGTGAACATGGTGGCCATTCAGGCGCTGGAGCGCCGCACGCAGGAGTTGAACGCGAAGACGGCGGAGGTGGATGCGCTCAAGTCACAGGTGACGGACCTCCAGCGCAGCGTCGAGCGGCTGGAGGCGGCCATGAAGGCGTTGAGCGCGAAACCGTCCTCTCCGGAAGGGGGGGCGAGGACGCTGACCGCTGCTCCCGGCGTGCCGGGGCTCAGGTAG
- a CDS encoding VOC family protein produces MIDHTGIGVEDVPSAAAFYDAALGALGMRRVIELQEGDRLDGVGYGVDYPVFWIDRFHPHSVKQHTAFVAKSRAEVDAFYTAALRAGGTDHGAPGLRPTSAGYPSGYYAAFVLDPDGNNMEAVYRERQAQR; encoded by the coding sequence ATGATCGATCACACAGGTATTGGCGTTGAGGACGTTCCCAGCGCCGCCGCATTTTATGATGCGGCGTTGGGTGCGCTTGGGATGCGCCGTGTCATAGAACTTCAAGAGGGCGATCGTCTGGACGGCGTTGGCTATGGAGTGGACTATCCGGTCTTCTGGATTGACCGCTTTCATCCGCACAGCGTGAAGCAGCACACGGCGTTTGTCGCGAAGAGCCGTGCCGAGGTGGATGCGTTTTACACGGCAGCCCTGCGTGCCGGTGGGACTGATCACGGCGCTCCAGGACTGCGTCCGACTTCGGCGGGCTACCCGTCTGGATATTACGCGGCCTTCGTGCTCGATCCAGACGGCAACAATATGGAGGCTGTTTACAGAGAGCGCCAAGCTCAGCGCTGA
- a CDS encoding AraC family transcriptional regulator → MDRFTELPVSLPGLHAVRGTTTSLHTGVKEYYGVGRIEHGDTEWWGSGRVWHSAPGCILVKQPGDVVRHLAHRGPTTFTAVTLPTHEVARVQGEGRAVTIAQLEANDPRAAPFHRLIDAACAGADRLSLEVAVAEAVSALAVISHAQPDYSRPVRRAMEYIRERLGDSITLDDLADYADLDKFHLCRAFRTQIGMPPHTYLTHLRVARAKELLQRGGRASDVALQVGFYDQAQLTHHFKRLVGTTPARYGKSPRGPKYHSVLRLSQQQ, encoded by the coding sequence ATGGATCGCTTCACCGAGCTTCCCGTCTCGCTGCCAGGTCTCCACGCGGTGCGCGGGACGACCACGTCGCTGCATACGGGAGTGAAGGAATATTATGGCGTCGGGCGCATCGAGCACGGCGATACCGAGTGGTGGGGCAGCGGCAGGGTCTGGCACTCGGCGCCCGGATGCATCCTGGTGAAGCAGCCAGGCGACGTGGTTCGCCACCTCGCCCACCGCGGACCGACGACGTTCACGGCCGTCACGCTGCCAACGCATGAAGTCGCTCGGGTCCAGGGCGAAGGCAGGGCGGTGACGATCGCGCAGCTCGAAGCGAACGACCCTCGCGCCGCGCCGTTTCACCGCCTCATCGATGCCGCGTGCGCAGGGGCTGACCGCCTCTCGCTCGAGGTCGCTGTCGCGGAAGCTGTCAGTGCGCTTGCGGTCATCAGCCACGCGCAACCTGACTATTCACGTCCCGTTCGACGCGCGATGGAATACATCCGCGAGCGACTCGGCGACTCGATCACGCTCGACGACCTCGCGGACTACGCAGACCTCGACAAGTTCCACCTGTGCCGCGCCTTTCGTACGCAAATTGGAATGCCACCGCATACCTATCTGACGCACCTCCGCGTCGCACGCGCGAAGGAGCTGCTCCAGCGCGGCGGGCGGGCGTCCGACGTGGCGCTCCAAGTTGGCTTCTACGATCAAGCGCAGCTGACGCACCATTTCAAGCGGCTCGTCGGGACGACGCCCGCGCGTTACGGGAAATCTCCGCGCGGTCCCAAGTATCACAGCGTCCTCCGCCTTTCACAGCAGCAGTGA
- a CDS encoding aldo/keto reductase, with the protein MRIALGCMGLSGAYGKTDDAKSTAVIHAAIERGVTFLDTGDFYGSGHNELLIGKAIAGRRDQVQLSVKFGALLGPDKSWGGIDARPAAVKTFLAYSLVRLGTEYVDVYRPARLDPAVPIEDTIGAIADLVKTGYVRSIGLSEVGPETIRRAAKVHPIADLQIEYSIASRDPEDAIFPVLAELGIGATLYGVLSRGLLSASPLGAGDARAHMPRFTGANREANAKIVAGLQGLAKRWGITPSQLAIGWVLGKQPQFVPTLGMRTIQQLDEALTAKPLTAEQLAEVEAIAPRGAIAGTRYPAAHMTALDSEKR; encoded by the coding sequence ATGAGAATCGCACTCGGCTGCATGGGGCTGTCCGGCGCCTACGGCAAGACGGACGACGCGAAGAGCACCGCCGTCATTCACGCCGCAATCGAGCGCGGCGTGACATTTCTCGATACCGGCGACTTCTACGGCTCGGGACATAACGAGCTGCTCATCGGCAAGGCAATCGCTGGCCGCCGCGATCAGGTCCAGCTCTCGGTCAAGTTCGGCGCGCTCCTTGGCCCCGACAAAAGCTGGGGAGGCATCGACGCGCGGCCTGCGGCGGTGAAGACCTTCCTCGCGTACTCGCTGGTTCGGCTCGGCACGGAATACGTCGACGTGTATCGCCCGGCGCGCTTGGACCCGGCGGTGCCGATCGAAGACACGATCGGCGCGATCGCCGACTTGGTGAAAACCGGCTACGTGCGATCGATCGGGCTGTCCGAGGTCGGCCCCGAGACGATCCGGCGCGCGGCGAAGGTCCATCCGATCGCTGATCTCCAGATCGAGTACTCGATTGCGAGTCGCGATCCGGAGGACGCGATCTTTCCGGTGCTCGCGGAGCTCGGCATCGGCGCGACGCTGTACGGCGTGTTGTCGCGCGGGCTGCTCTCGGCCAGCCCACTCGGTGCCGGCGACGCGCGCGCCCACATGCCGCGGTTCACCGGGGCGAATCGCGAAGCGAACGCCAAGATCGTCGCCGGTCTCCAGGGCCTCGCGAAGCGTTGGGGGATCACGCCGAGTCAGCTCGCGATCGGTTGGGTGCTCGGCAAGCAGCCGCAGTTCGTACCGACGCTCGGCATGCGCACGATCCAGCAACTGGACGAAGCGCTCACTGCGAAGCCGTTGACCGCGGAGCAACTCGCCGAGGTCGAGGCGATCGCGCCGCGCGGTGCGATCGCGGGTACCCGCTACCCAGCCGCGCACATGACCGCGCTCGATAGCGAGAAGCGCTAA
- a CDS encoding IS66-like element ISStau2 family transposase, which translates to MSPVDPTDARIAELEGEVAELKKLVAALLAENASLRAEVAELRGRLGQNSTNSSKPPSSDPPGTQRPSKPASGRRPGGQPGHKHHKRELVPAEQVHRTVDIAAPRQCDQCEQGLAGRAVEPLRHQTVEVEPIKPHVTEYRCHGKQCGGCGAVSYGELPVEVAGHTFGERLTGIIVLLSGQYRLSKRKVQDALSDLLGVRICLGSISNREAEVAKALEVPVAQVGDAIREAERAHADETGWFEGKVNGRAKRAWLWVVVTAHLALFRISPSRGSEVAKALLGEDFTGFLTTDRWSAYNWYDTFLRQLCWSHLTRDFQSFIDRGGEGGRLGALLMKERDRMFKGWRRVRDGTMPREEFELRMPKVERRVGRLLRDAVVCAEDKTAGTAAEILKLESAMWTFVHVEGLEPTNNFGERTIRHAVMYRKTSFGTQSPEGSRFVERILTVVTTLRLQKRNVLEYLTAAVGAHRRGLPVPSLLPVAEPSQLAVAA; encoded by the coding sequence GTGAGCCCGGTTGACCCCACAGATGCCCGCATCGCCGAGTTGGAAGGGGAAGTGGCCGAGCTGAAGAAGCTCGTGGCGGCACTGCTCGCGGAGAATGCATCCCTGCGCGCTGAAGTGGCTGAGCTGCGAGGGCGACTGGGCCAGAACTCGACCAACTCGTCCAAGCCCCCATCGTCCGACCCACCCGGGACACAGCGCCCCTCGAAGCCAGCTTCGGGTCGCCGCCCTGGTGGCCAGCCGGGACACAAGCACCACAAGCGAGAGCTGGTGCCAGCGGAGCAGGTCCACCGCACTGTCGACATTGCCGCGCCACGGCAGTGCGACCAGTGCGAGCAGGGGTTGGCAGGCCGTGCTGTCGAGCCTCTCCGGCACCAGACGGTGGAGGTGGAGCCGATAAAGCCGCACGTGACAGAGTACCGGTGCCACGGCAAGCAGTGTGGCGGATGCGGCGCGGTGAGCTATGGCGAGCTTCCCGTCGAGGTGGCAGGCCACACCTTTGGAGAGCGCCTGACCGGCATCATCGTGCTGCTGTCGGGGCAGTACCGGCTCTCCAAGCGCAAGGTGCAGGATGCGCTTTCGGACCTGCTCGGAGTGCGCATCTGCCTGGGCTCCATTTCCAACCGCGAAGCCGAAGTCGCCAAGGCGTTGGAGGTGCCGGTGGCGCAGGTGGGGGACGCCATCCGAGAGGCGGAGCGCGCCCATGCGGATGAGACAGGCTGGTTCGAAGGCAAGGTGAATGGACGAGCCAAGCGGGCCTGGCTGTGGGTCGTCGTCACCGCGCACCTGGCACTCTTCCGCATCTCCCCCAGCCGGGGCAGCGAGGTGGCCAAGGCCCTGCTGGGCGAGGACTTCACCGGTTTTCTCACCACGGACCGATGGAGCGCGTACAACTGGTACGACACCTTCCTGCGCCAGTTGTGCTGGAGCCACCTGACGAGGGACTTCCAGAGCTTCATTGACCGGGGTGGGGAAGGCGGCCGCCTCGGCGCGCTGCTCATGAAGGAGCGCGACCGCATGTTCAAGGGGTGGCGCCGAGTACGCGACGGGACGATGCCTCGAGAGGAGTTTGAACTGCGGATGCCGAAGGTCGAGCGCAGAGTCGGCAGGCTCCTCCGTGACGCCGTCGTGTGCGCAGAGGACAAGACCGCCGGCACGGCGGCGGAAATCCTGAAGCTTGAGTCGGCCATGTGGACGTTCGTCCATGTGGAGGGGCTCGAGCCCACCAACAACTTCGGTGAGCGCACCATCCGCCACGCTGTCATGTACAGGAAGACCAGCTTCGGGACGCAGTCGCCAGAAGGCAGCCGCTTCGTCGAGCGGATTCTCACAGTGGTCACGACGCTGCGGCTGCAGAAGCGCAACGTGCTCGAATACCTGACCGCAGCCGTTGGCGCGCATCGACGAGGGCTTCCAGTGCCATCCCTCCTCCCCGTCGCAGAGCCCTCTCAGCTCGCGGTCGCTGCCTGA
- a CDS encoding IS1380 family transposase, with protein sequence MKTDCSVKQVEFDSVGRRKLVAAFDGEHISSDGGLTLLHQVDQRFGLMRKFAACFKDFRRPEWIEHTVEELVRQRVFGITCGYEDLVDHQTLRRDPLLAAVVGKAEPQKQALASPSTLNRLELTPADATPEARYRKGVYDGPAIENFFVDAFLEAHRIHGTQEGRFFHGYYGNDCYLPLYIFAGDFLLCAKLRTSDIDASSGALEEVQRIVSRIRARWPKTRILLRADSGFTRDELMAWCEQSGIDFVFGLARNARLEAMIEPDLKLVRAVSLEEREGAPVRAYRELRYRTRDSWTRERRVVAKAEWLGDKFNPRFVVTSLRPEEHEAQALYEQLYCARGDMENRIKEQQLGLFADRTSAHTLRANQLRLWFASVAYVLLNLLRHFGLKGTELERAQAGTLRLKLLKLAAIVAASSSPRWCAPGRQPSSPRPARPGGARVGQRHLGHFGARQIAPAPLAERVRQCQLGPVECARRRAAASFSVESRARRSSGSARRPA encoded by the coding sequence GTGAAAACAGACTGTAGCGTGAAGCAGGTGGAGTTCGACAGCGTCGGAAGGAGGAAACTGGTGGCGGCGTTCGACGGGGAGCACATCTCGTCGGATGGAGGACTGACGCTGTTGCACCAAGTGGACCAGCGGTTCGGGCTGATGCGGAAGTTCGCTGCGTGCTTCAAGGACTTCAGAAGGCCGGAGTGGATTGAGCATACGGTGGAAGAACTCGTCCGCCAGCGTGTGTTCGGCATCACGTGCGGCTACGAAGACTTGGTGGACCACCAGACGCTGCGAAGAGACCCACTGCTTGCGGCGGTGGTGGGCAAGGCGGAGCCCCAGAAGCAGGCTCTGGCCAGCCCGAGCACGCTCAACCGGTTGGAGCTGACGCCTGCGGACGCGACGCCCGAGGCCCGCTACCGCAAGGGGGTCTACGACGGCCCAGCCATCGAGAACTTCTTCGTGGATGCGTTCCTGGAGGCGCACCGTATTCACGGCACGCAGGAGGGCCGCTTCTTCCACGGCTACTACGGCAACGATTGCTACCTGCCGCTCTACATCTTCGCGGGCGACTTCCTACTATGCGCGAAGCTTCGCACCTCCGACATCGATGCGTCCTCGGGTGCGCTGGAAGAAGTGCAGCGCATCGTCTCGCGCATCCGAGCGCGCTGGCCCAAGACGCGCATCCTGTTGCGTGCCGACTCCGGCTTCACCCGCGATGAGCTCATGGCCTGGTGCGAGCAGAGCGGCATCGACTTCGTGTTCGGCCTGGCTCGAAACGCCCGACTGGAAGCGATGATTGAGCCGGATCTGAAGCTGGTGCGCGCTGTCTCACTCGAGGAGCGTGAAGGGGCTCCGGTGCGGGCGTACCGGGAGCTGCGCTACCGCACGCGGGACTCCTGGACGCGCGAGCGCCGCGTCGTCGCCAAGGCCGAGTGGCTGGGAGACAAATTCAACCCCCGCTTCGTAGTGACTTCTTTGCGCCCCGAGGAGCATGAGGCTCAGGCTCTGTACGAGCAGCTGTACTGCGCCCGCGGTGACATGGAGAACCGCATCAAGGAGCAGCAGTTGGGCCTGTTCGCCGACAGGACCAGTGCCCACACCCTGCGCGCCAACCAGCTGCGCCTCTGGTTTGCCTCCGTTGCCTACGTGCTGCTCAACCTGCTGCGCCACTTCGGCCTGAAGGGCACTGAGCTTGAGCGTGCCCAAGCCGGCACCCTTCGCCTCAAGTTGCTGAAACTCGCCGCCATCGTCGCCGCGTCCAGCTCGCCCCGGTGGTGCGCGCCAGGACGGCAGCCATCGTCGCCGCGTCCAGCTCGGCCCGGTGGCGCGCGCGTCGGACAGCGCCACCTCGGCCATTTTGGCGCGCGTCAGATAGCGCCAGCTCCGCTCGCAGAGCGTGTCCGACAGTGCCAGCTCGGGCCGGTGGAGTGTGCCAGGAGACGCGCAGCAGCCTCCTTCAGCGTGGAGAGTCGCGCCCGCCGATCTTCGGGAAGCGCTCGTAGGCCCGCTTGA